From one Brachypodium distachyon strain Bd21 chromosome 4, Brachypodium_distachyon_v3.0, whole genome shotgun sequence genomic stretch:
- the LOC100839756 gene encoding WRKY transcription factor WRKY76: MDTAPVCLDLMVGLPMAREPSSCTGTRTLAEVPSPACGRAASMTNEEAKILQAKLAQVSDENRRLTEMIAHLYGNRVARESSPSACTAASPSSNKRVRALSPPATSTAASPASSKKRGRESDSVETSNSRGEAANCDKKSGTVDAQHVDSPLRDDGTYRRIKVKRVCTRIDPSDTSLVVKDGYQWRKYGQKVTRDNPSPRAYFRCAFAPSCPIKKKVQRSAENSSVLEATYEGEHNHPQPTRAGELTSSCVTRSGSVPCSISINSSGPTITLDLTKNGGGVQVVEAGEAQQPDLKKVCREVASPEFRRELVEQMARELTSDPNFTGALAAAILQKLPEY; encoded by the exons ATGGACACGGCGCCGGTCTGCCTCGACCTCATGGTCGGGCTGCCCATGGCCCGGGAGCCGTCGTCGTGTACAGGAACGAGGACGCTAGCTGAGGTTCCTAGCCCGGCCTGTGGCAGAGCAGCTTCCATGACCAACGAAGAG GCCAAGATCCTGCAGGCGAAGCTCGCGCAGGTGAGCGACGAGAACCGGAGGCTGACGGAGATGATCGCCCACCTGTACGGCAACAGGGTCGCGCGGGAGAGCTCGCCGTCCGCCTGCACGGCCGCGTCGCCGTCGAGCAACAAGAGAGTCAGGGCCCTCTCGCCGCCCGCCACCAGCACGGCCGCGTCGCCCGCGAGCAGCAAGAAGAGGGGCAGGGAGAGCGATAGCGTCGAGACGTCCAACTCACGCGGCGAGGCGGCCAACTGCGACAAGAAGAGCGGCACGGTCGACGCCCAACATGTCGACAGCCCGCTTAGAGACGACGGCACTTACCGGAGGATCAAAGTCAAGAGGGTCTGCACCCGGATCGATCCGTCGGACACCAGCCTC GTTGTGAAGGATGGGTATCAATGGCGGAAGTACGGACAGAAGGTGACACGGGACAACCCGTCCCCCAGAGCCTACTTCCGGTGCGCCTTCGCGCCCTCCTGCCCTATCAAGAAGAAG GTGCAGAGAAGCGCCGAGAACAGCTCGGTGCTGGAGGCGACGTACGAAGGCGAGCACAACCACCCGCAACCCACACGCGCCGGGGAGCTTACTTCGAGCTGCGTGACACGAAGCGGCTCCGTGCCGTGCTCCATCTCCATCAACTCCTCCGGCCCGACCATCACGCTGGACCTCACCAAGAACGGGGGAGGGGTTCAGGTCGTCGAGGCAGGGGAGGCGCAACAGCCGGACCTGAAGAAGGTGTGCCGGGAGGTCGCGTCTCCGGAGTTCCGGAGGGAGCTGGTGGAGCAGATGGCCCGCGAGCTCACCAGCGACCCCAACTTCACCGGCGCGCTCGCCGCGGCAATCCTGCAGAAGCTGCCGGAATATTAG